The stretch of DNA GCTGGCGGCGATGGCGCGGTCGAGGGCGGCGAGTTCGGCGGGCGGGATCACGAGCGGTGTGGCGGGAGTGGTGGGGTGCCGGGTAGCGATGTACGAAGATGCGCGCTCGTCCTCGTTCTCGCCTCCCGTTTTCGGTGCCGTGCGAGGGTGGCGGGGGTGACTCTGTCCCCTTTGCGCGGTCGGGACTCAGAGTCGTTTGCGGTGTTCGGTGCCGTGCGAGGGTGGTGGGGGTGACTCTGTCCCCTTTGCGCGGTCGCGACTCAGAGTCGTTTGCGGTGCAGAGTCGTTTGCGGTGCGATGGTGGCGGGGTGACTCTGTCCCCTTTGCGCGGTCGTGACTCAGAGTCGTTTGCGGTGCAGACTCGTTTGCGGTGGGTGGGGGCGGGGACCTGGAACCCGCGGTTCGAGATCCCCGTCCCCTTGAACGCCCAGACGCGCGGGTGACCGGCGCCCCCAACGCAGAACGCCCCCCGGAGTGACCGGGAGGCGTTCTGGTGACAGCGGATGGCGATGACTACCAGCGGTAGTGCGCGAAGGCCTTGTTGGCCTCGGCCATGCGGTGCGTGTCTTCCTTCTTCTTGATCGCGTTGCCTTCGCCCTTGCTCGCGGCGATGACTTCGGCGGCAAGGCGCTCGGGCATCGACTTCTCGTTGCGGTCGCGCGAGTAGCTGATCAGCCAGCGCATCGCGAGCGCCGTGCGGCGGTCGGGACGGACTTCCACCGGCACCTGGTAGGTGGCCCCACCGACGCGGCGGCTCTTCACTTCCACCACCGGCTTCAGGTTCGTGAGCGCCTGCTTGAAGATGTTCACGCCCGGCTGGCTGGTGCGAGCTTCGACCAGGTCCATGGCGGCGTAGAAGATCTTCTCTGACGTGGCCTTGCGGCCCTGCAGCATCAGGTTGTTGATGAACTTGCTGACAGTCTGGCTGTCGTAGCGGGCATCAGGCAGGATGATGCGCTTGACGGACTTCTTGCGGCGGCTCACTTCTTCTTGCCTCCCTTACCGGCCGCGGCGGCCTGGCCCGGCTTCGGCTTCTTGGTGCCGTACTTGGAACGGCTCTGGTTGCGGCCGTTCACGCCGGAGGCGTCGAGCGAACCGCGCACGATATGGTAGCGCACACCCGGCAGGTCCTTCACGCGGCCACCGCGCACGAGCACGATCGAGTGCTCCTGCAGGTTGTGGCCCTCGCCCGGGATGTAGGCGATGACTTCGATCTGGTTGGTGAGCCGAACCTTGGCGACCTTGCGGAGCGCGGAGTTCGGCTTCTTCGGCGTCGTCGTGTACACGCGCGTGCAGACGCCACGCTTGAACGGGTTCGACTTGAGCGCCGGCGACTTGCTGTTCTCCACCACGTCCTTGCGGGACCGGCGGACGAGCTGATTGATAGTAGGCATTGCCTCTGAGTGTTCGGACCCCGACATCTACGTGGATCGCTCCCCGGGGCGGGGGCGGCACGGAACAGACCTGACAACCTAGCCGAAGCGGTGGGCCCGGTCAACGCTGCGACGCCGCCGCCGGGCCAAACCCGACATCGGGCGCCTCGTCCACGGGGGCAACGCCCGCCTGGCCATCGCGGGCCCCGCCCCTGGACCCCTGCGGCCCCGGGAGATGCGGCGCCGACTCCCGCGTGCGGCGGCGCGGCCGCCGGGCCGGCGATCCGATCGACAACGCCTTCCGTATCAATGACTTACGCGCCTGCGCGCTGCCGCCATCCGGGCCCAGTCAACCGACCGCGACGTCCGCCGCACGCCACCGCCAGATCAGACGAACAAAAGACCTGCACATCGCTCAAGTACCACCCAGGTGAGCCGATGCTCATGAGAAGCGTTAACGCGCTCCCATCCAGAAGCCGGCCGCCCACCCGAGAGTTTCTTGAGCGAACCCCATCCCCGCACGGCGAGCCCGTCCAGCGTCCGGCACCTGACCCGCAGCTACGTGCTCGGCCTGGGACTCGTGGCAGCCATCGCGATCGGCACCGCCGCGCTGCTGCTCGGGGTGGCGCAGCAGGCGGCCACCGCCGGCCCGGCGGAACTGCCCCTCCTCGCCCGCCAGCTCGGCCGCATCGCCCTCGGTTTCTGCCTCACCCTGCTCGCCGTGCTCGCGCTCGAGGCACTGTTCGTCTTCCGCCCCGCCACGCGCGCCATCAGCACCCTGCTCCAGGACCAGGATGCGGTGAAGGCCGAGCTCTACGGCAAGGCCGAGGAGATGTACCAGAACTCCGTGCAGCAGGAGATGCAGAACGATGTCCTGCACGCGCAGCAGCAGACGCTGCTCGACCAGCAGGAGGAGCTGATGGCGCAGCAGGCGACGCTCATCGAGCAACGTGACCACCTCGAGGAACGCACCAGCGAACTCTCGCGGCTGACCGCCATCCTCGATGCCACACCGGATGCCGTGGCGGTGTTCGCGCTGACGGGCGAGGTGCTGTATGCGAACGCCGCCGCCGAGCTCCAGCTGCTCTCCGCACGACGCCGCGACTGGACGCACGCCGCGCACCTGTTCACGTCCGACTCGGTCCGCCAGCTCCGCGATGTCGGGTTCCCGCGCGCGATCCGCCGCGGCCTCTGGCAGGGTGAGGCACAGCTGCGCAGCCGCGGCGGGCCACAGCGCACCGTGGTGCAGACGCTGCTCGCCCATCGCGGTGCCGACGGCCGCGTGGCGACCATCTCGGCGATGCTGCAGGACGTGACGGAGGCGCGCATGGTCGCGCGCGAGCTTGAGACGCTCTCGGTGGTCGCGCAGCAGAGCGACCACGCGATCTCCACCACCGATGGCGCCGGCTTCATCACCTGGGTCAACCCCGCCTGGGAACGCCTCACCGGCTACACGCTGGACGAGGCCATGGGACGCCGGCCGGGCGACATGCTCCAGGGCACGCACACCAACACCGAGACGGTGGCGCAGATGCGCCACGCACTGGCGCGCGGCACGAGCTTCAGTGGCGAGCTGCTGAACTACCGCAAGGACGGCTCACCGTTCTGGATCGAGATGAGCATCACGCCGTCGCTGGATGCCAAGCGGCAGATCACCGGCTTCGTCGGGCTCTCACGCGACGTCACGGTGCGCCGAAACGCCGAGCGCGAACGGCAGCAGCTCGCGGCGGCGGTGGCGGTGACGGCGGACGGCATCGCGATCACTGGCGTGAGCGGGGCGCTGGAGTTCGTGAACCATGCCTTCGCGCGGATGCATGGCTACCGGCCCTCGGAACTCCTGCAGACGCCCTGGGCCAGCCTGTATGAACCCACGGAGGCGCAGCGCCTGGTGCGCGAGGCGATCCCGGAAGTCACGCAGGTGGGATTCTGGCAGGGCGAGGTGAGGGGGCGCACGCGCGACGGCACCTGCTACCCGGAGGAGCTCTCGCTCACGCTGCTGCCCCATGGGGGCCTGGTGTCGGTGTCCCGCGACATCTCGGACCGCAAGGCGGCCGAGGAGCGGCTCCTCCACCTGTCGGTGCGCGATGAGCTCACGTCGCTCTACAACCGGCGCGGCTTCATCGCGCAGGCCGACGCGATGCTGCGGCTGGCGACGCGTCAGGGCGTGCCGTGTGCACTGCTCTACGGCGACCTGGACGCCTTCAAGGCGGTGAACGACGGCTACGGGCATGATGCCGGTGACGACGCGCTGCAGGTGGTGGCCGGGATCCTCACCACGACCTTCCGCGAGACCGACCTGGTAGCCCGCCTTGGCGGCGACGAATTCACGATCCTCGCGATCGACGTGCAACCCTGCGACGTGGCGATGCTGGTGGATCGTGTCGATGACGGCGTGGACCGCAGCAATGCCGCCCGTGCGCACGACCCGGCCACCTCGTGGACGCTCGGCATCAGCCTCGGCGTGGCGTACTTCGATCCCGCCTCACCGCAGACAGTGGATGCGTTGCTGCGCACTGCCGACGAGGCGCAGTACGAGCGGAAGCGCCAGCGGAAGGGGGGCGCGGATCAGCCCCCCGCAACGGGAACCCGCAATGCGCGTGTGACCGCCGTGTAGAGCTCCTCGGCGCGGAACGGCTTCTGGACGAACCCGACCGGCTCCATGCCGACGAAGTGTGCAGCCACCTCACGCTCGCGATAGCCGCTGGTGAGCAGCACACGCACCTGCGGATCGCGCTTGCGCAGCTCGGCCATCGTGGAGGCGCCGCCGAGGCGCGGCATCGTCAGGTCGAGCAGAACAAGCGAGAAGGACTCGCCCGAGTCGGCGAACCGCTCGATCCCCTCGACACCATCCTCGGCAACGACGACACGGAAGCCGCGTCGCTCCAGCAGGCGGCGTGCGACGACGCGCACCGTCTCGTCATCGTCGATCACGAGGATGGCACCACCGGTCGCGGCGGCGCCGCCGGGGTCACGGCGTTCCGTCCGCCCACCCGGGCGCGCGGCATCGCTGGTCGGGAGGAGCACGCGGAAGGTGGCCCCCTGCCCCGGTGCAGTGGTGATGGTGATCCCGCCGTGGTGCCCGCGCACGATGCCGAGGGTGGCGGCGAGGCCGAGGCCACGACCGGTGAACTTGGTCGTGAAGAACGGCTCGAAGATGCGCGCGAGGGTGTCCGCACTCATCCCCACCCCGGTGTCCTGCACCTCGACGAAGGCATAGTCGCCGGGTTCCATCGCCTCGCCGAGGTAGGTGTGCTGCACCGTCCCGGGCTCGACGACCTGGCGGCCGGTGGCGACGCGGATGCGCCCGCCGTCGTCGCCGAGGGCGTCAGAGGCGTTGGTGATCAGGTTCATCACGACCTGGCGCAGCTGCGTGGCGTCCGCCTCGACCAGCGGCAGCATCGGCTCCAGTGCGAACTCGATGACCGCCTGCTTCGAGAGCACGGTGCGCAGCAGTGACCCCATCTCGGCGACGAGGTCGGAGAGGTCCACCGGCTCGACGACGAACTGTCCGCGCCCCGAGTAGGCGAGCATCTGGCGGGTGAGGTCGGAGGCGCGCTGCGCGGCGCGCTCGATGTCCGCCACGGGACCGTAGGCGGGCGAGTCGCGCGGCAGGTCGAGGAGCGCCAGGCTCGCGTTCCCCAGCACGCCGACGAGCAGGTTGTTGAAGTCGTGCGCGATGCCACCCGCCAGCACCTCGAGCGACTCGAGCTTCTGGGCATGGAGCATCTTCTGCTCGAGCTGCCGGCTGGCCTCACCGGCGAGGCGCGCCTCGGTGACGTCGTCGATGGTCCCGACGCGGCCGACGATCGTGCCCGACTCGTCGCGGATGGCCGCGCTGTGGGCGAGCACCCACCGCTGCAGGCCGTCGGCCATCACGATGCGGAACTCGCCGCGATAGTCACCGCCGCCCGACTGTCCCAGCCAGGCGCGGGCCTCGGCGCTGTCGTCGTCGTGCACGCGCGACATGAAGCCCTGCGTGAGCAGCGTCGCCTCGCGCAGTTCCCAGAGCTGCTGGAGCCGGGGGTTGGCGTAGGTGCAGTTGCCGGCGGCGTCGGTGAGGAAGATCCCGATGGGCGCCGCCTCGCCGAGGGCGCGGAACCGCGCCTCGCTCTCGCGGAGGGCCGTGAGAGCCACCTCGCGGTCAGTGACGTCCTTGGCGACCATGACGGCGCCGGCGGGATTGCCGGCGCTGTCACGCAGGGCGCCGAAGCTGATCTCGTACGCCTGCAGCGTCTCGGGCGTGGTGCCGAAGATCGCGAACTGGGTCGCGGCGGTGCCCTGCACGGCGCGCGTCCACATGTCCAGCGCGGCGGTGCGCTGCTCCGTCGGCAGCGTGGACAGCCGTTCGGCGAGCGAGTCGCCGACGGCGATCGGGACGCCCCACAGCGAGGCGAAGTCGGCCTTGGCGTGCTCGTTCATGGCCACGACACGCAGCTCCTTGTCCACGCCGACGACGCGGTCCGGGCTGTAGCGGATCACGGCATCGAGCCGCTCGGTGAGCTCCGCCAGGGCCGCACGGTCCCGGATCAGGTCCGTGACGTCGTTCATGAGCGACACCGCCCCGAAGTTCCGGCCCTCTCGGTCCCGCAGTGCGCCGTAACGGATCTCGTAGATGCGCGCCTCCTTCCCATCGGCGCCCAGCTCGCGGTGCAGCGTGAACTCCTCGCCGCGGACTGCCCGCTCCCACCGCCGCACCGCCTCGGCGCGCGCCTCGGGATGCCCGTCGAGCGCGGTGCGCAGGTTGTCGCCGACGGCGATCGACCGGCCGAAGACGCGCTGGAACTCGGACGCGTAGCTGCGGTTGAGGGCGAGCACGTTGAGGTCCACGTCGAGGGCGATCACGAGCTGCGGCGCGCCATCGATGATCGCGTCGGTGCGCATGGTCGCCTGCACACCGGCGACGGCCTGCGCATGTGCCTCCGTGATGTCGGCGAGGAAC from Gemmatimonadaceae bacterium encodes:
- the rpsG gene encoding 30S ribosomal protein S7; its protein translation is MSRRKKSVKRIILPDARYDSQTVSKFINNLMLQGRKATSEKIFYAAMDLVEARTSQPGVNIFKQALTNLKPVVEVKSRRVGGATYQVPVEVRPDRRTALAMRWLISYSRDRNEKSMPERLAAEVIAASKGEGNAIKKKEDTHRMAEANKAFAHYRW
- a CDS encoding 30S ribosomal protein S12; the protein is MPTINQLVRRSRKDVVENSKSPALKSNPFKRGVCTRVYTTTPKKPNSALRKVAKVRLTNQIEVIAYIPGEGHNLQEHSIVLVRGGRVKDLPGVRYHIVRGSLDASGVNGRNQSRSKYGTKKPKPGQAAAAGKGGKKK
- a CDS encoding PAS domain S-box protein, with translation MSEPHPRTASPSSVRHLTRSYVLGLGLVAAIAIGTAALLLGVAQQAATAGPAELPLLARQLGRIALGFCLTLLAVLALEALFVFRPATRAISTLLQDQDAVKAELYGKAEEMYQNSVQQEMQNDVLHAQQQTLLDQQEELMAQQATLIEQRDHLEERTSELSRLTAILDATPDAVAVFALTGEVLYANAAAELQLLSARRRDWTHAAHLFTSDSVRQLRDVGFPRAIRRGLWQGEAQLRSRGGPQRTVVQTLLAHRGADGRVATISAMLQDVTEARMVARELETLSVVAQQSDHAISTTDGAGFITWVNPAWERLTGYTLDEAMGRRPGDMLQGTHTNTETVAQMRHALARGTSFSGELLNYRKDGSPFWIEMSITPSLDAKRQITGFVGLSRDVTVRRNAERERQQLAAAVAVTADGIAITGVSGALEFVNHAFARMHGYRPSELLQTPWASLYEPTEAQRLVREAIPEVTQVGFWQGEVRGRTRDGTCYPEELSLTLLPHGGLVSVSRDISDRKAAEERLLHLSVRDELTSLYNRRGFIAQADAMLRLATRQGVPCALLYGDLDAFKAVNDGYGHDAGDDALQVVAGILTTTFRETDLVARLGGDEFTILAIDVQPCDVAMLVDRVDDGVDRSNAARAHDPATSWTLGISLGVAYFDPASPQTVDALLRTADEAQYERKRQRKGGADQPPATGTRNARVTAV
- a CDS encoding PAS domain-containing protein, which translates into the protein MFSRRPDFSPFTADVFDQGAMATRPNPADPALASSLLELSPHAVLVLDSNGSRVQFANAAATRLLAAAPGTVVQHRPLGELVPPRLAEAIRSAAGRAIAAGAPESFEVAGPDATRWYAATVTPAPDGVAVFLADITEAHAQAVAGVQATMRTDAIIDGAPQLVIALDVDLNVLALNRSYASEFQRVFGRSIAVGDNLRTALDGHPEARAEAVRRWERAVRGEEFTLHRELGADGKEARIYEIRYGALRDREGRNFGAVSLMNDVTDLIRDRAALAELTERLDAVIRYSPDRVVGVDKELRVVAMNEHAKADFASLWGVPIAVGDSLAERLSTLPTEQRTAALDMWTRAVQGTAATQFAIFGTTPETLQAYEISFGALRDSAGNPAGAVMVAKDVTDREVALTALRESEARFRALGEAAPIGIFLTDAAGNCTYANPRLQQLWELREATLLTQGFMSRVHDDDSAEARAWLGQSGGGDYRGEFRIVMADGLQRWVLAHSAAIRDESGTIVGRVGTIDDVTEARLAGEASRQLEQKMLHAQKLESLEVLAGGIAHDFNNLLVGVLGNASLALLDLPRDSPAYGPVADIERAAQRASDLTRQMLAYSGRGQFVVEPVDLSDLVAEMGSLLRTVLSKQAVIEFALEPMLPLVEADATQLRQVVMNLITNASDALGDDGGRIRVATGRQVVEPGTVQHTYLGEAMEPGDYAFVEVQDTGVGMSADTLARIFEPFFTTKFTGRGLGLAATLGIVRGHHGGITITTAPGQGATFRVLLPTSDAARPGGRTERRDPGGAAATGGAILVIDDDETVRVVARRLLERRGFRVVVAEDGVEGIERFADSGESFSLVLLDLTMPRLGGASTMAELRKRDPQVRVLLTSGYREREVAAHFVGMEPVGFVQKPFRAEELYTAVTRALRVPVAGG